The Paenibacillus uliginis N3/975 genome has a window encoding:
- a CDS encoding glycosyltransferase, giving the protein MKKLIQDSKRLTIVQVISNYPNAQPVPSIKGGTEKIVFELTEELVRRGHKVYLFAALGSRSKANLITYPKGFRHKNIAGFVIRKTPERADIIHDHTFRSALGQANLNIPTLCTIHIPDRRRVKYPVYVSKSARQLMGNNKGFYVYNGINTSEYEFSIEKHGYLLFIGRIIRDKGILQAIEVAEKTGKKLIIAGPVKDLHFFRREVKPRIQKNAKIRYVGPVGGKLKQQLFKHAECVLFPTLLEEQFGLVMIESMACGTPVLALRNGAVPEVLSEFPNLICNTVSEMIVKVRQKNYPPPLILRKYVIKRFTNKKMTDSYLRIYQDVIQKESGNSKRR; this is encoded by the coding sequence CTTCCATTAAGGGAGGGACTGAGAAAATTGTTTTTGAACTGACGGAGGAACTGGTTAGACGAGGGCATAAGGTGTATTTATTTGCGGCTTTGGGAAGTAGGAGCAAGGCAAATCTTATTACCTATCCAAAGGGGTTTCGGCATAAAAATATCGCAGGGTTTGTTATACGTAAGACACCAGAGCGAGCTGACATTATCCACGACCATACATTCCGTTCCGCTCTGGGCCAGGCCAATCTGAACATTCCAACTCTGTGCACCATTCACATCCCGGACAGACGACGCGTCAAATACCCGGTATACGTCAGTAAAAGTGCCCGCCAGCTTATGGGGAACAACAAAGGCTTTTACGTATATAACGGGATTAATACGAGTGAATATGAATTCAGCATAGAGAAACATGGATATTTGTTGTTTATTGGTAGAATCATTCGCGATAAAGGTATTTTACAAGCCATAGAAGTCGCTGAAAAGACCGGGAAAAAGTTGATTATCGCTGGACCCGTAAAAGACCTGCATTTTTTTCGAAGAGAGGTTAAGCCGCGCATCCAGAAAAATGCGAAAATCCGTTATGTTGGGCCCGTGGGTGGAAAACTGAAGCAGCAGCTGTTCAAGCATGCGGAATGTGTACTATTTCCGACGTTGTTGGAAGAACAGTTCGGGCTGGTGATGATAGAAAGTATGGCTTGCGGTACTCCTGTGTTGGCGCTCAGAAACGGTGCAGTGCCGGAAGTATTATCCGAATTTCCTAATTTAATATGTAACACTGTGAGTGAGATGATAGTAAAGGTTCGGCAGAAGAACTATCCCCCTCCGCTTATATTGAGAAAGTACGTTATTAAACGCTTTACAAACAAGAAAATGACTGACAGTTATTTAAGAATATATCAAGACGTCATTCAAAAAGAATCAGGTAATAGCAAACGGAGGTGA
- a CDS encoding succinylglutamate desuccinylase/aspartoacylase domain-containing protein has product MFVKKHILSSATSFATPYYVIKGKLPGPAFMVVSGIHGNETGSIRAAQELVNLLNQRRLFIDCGTLIVIPKINKEAYRKRIRGVPDLNRAFPRKRNTPAQHPLAAALFLLAQRYRPSWYLDLHEANGLSQRNPKRLGQTLIVNSESRGLAVVKDIIKSMNRSISIQSNHFNIRLRELPGSSRTAAARILGAKAVTVETCWSLERTVRIKYQMDIVCRFLRAAGLMD; this is encoded by the coding sequence ATGTTCGTTAAGAAGCATATTTTATCGTCGGCCACATCTTTTGCAACACCTTATTATGTGATTAAAGGTAAGCTACCAGGCCCTGCCTTTATGGTAGTCTCAGGTATTCACGGAAATGAGACGGGAAGTATACGGGCAGCTCAAGAATTGGTAAACCTTCTCAATCAGAGAAGACTCTTTATTGACTGTGGAACTTTAATTGTCATACCGAAAATTAATAAAGAAGCTTACCGCAAGCGCATCCGAGGAGTGCCGGATCTAAACCGAGCTTTTCCGCGCAAAAGAAATACACCTGCACAACATCCGTTAGCCGCTGCTTTGTTTCTATTAGCACAGCGTTATCGTCCCTCATGGTATTTGGATCTGCATGAAGCGAATGGATTGTCCCAAAGAAATCCGAAGAGACTTGGTCAGACGTTGATCGTTAATTCTGAAAGTCGCGGTTTAGCTGTAGTAAAAGATATCATCAAGAGCATGAATCGCTCAATTTCTATCCAATCAAATCATTTTAACATCCGGTTACGAGAGCTCCCTGGATCTTCACGCACAGCTGCGGCCCGTATACTAGGAGCAAAAGCGGTTACTGTCGAAACTTGCTGGAGTTTAGAGCGTACCGTTCGGATTAAATATCAGATGGATATTGTATGTCGCTTTTTAAGAGCTGCCGGATTAATGGATTGA
- a CDS encoding PepSY domain-containing protein — translation MSLALGRVKGTVNHTELENEDVAVVYSVEITHDKKGKTEVKVDAVTGNIVKVEKSDASENENKHQE, via the coding sequence ATTTCCCTTGCACTCGGTCGGGTAAAAGGAACGGTAAACCATACAGAGCTTGAAAACGAAGATGTGGCCGTTGTCTATAGTGTGGAAATTACCCACGATAAGAAGGGAAAAACTGAAGTGAAAGTAGATGCTGTAACCGGCAATATTGTTAAAGTAGAGAAGTCCGATGCTTCGGAGAATGAAAACAAGCATCAGGAGTAG